The Mercurialis annua linkage group LG8, ddMerAnnu1.2, whole genome shotgun sequence genome window below encodes:
- the LOC126660890 gene encoding dicarboxylate transporter 2.1, chloroplastic, whose protein sequence is MESLALHSISTTTTTSFSISNARTSLFHHPSFLSAKPISKIQSFNSNSLNSPKKPLIFTPIYKPTKTQFPICLSSPQNDQKITTKSPQKGAKIAPLIISIAIGVILRFFIPKPVEVTPQAWQLLAIFMSTIAGLVLNPLPVGAWAFLGLTTSVVTRTLSFSTAFSAFTSEVIWLIVISFFFARGFVKTGLGDRVATYFVKWLGKSTLGLSYGLTISEAIIAPAMPSTTARAGGVFLPIIKSLALSAGSKPGDGSSRKLGSYLILSQFQSAGNSSALFLTAAAQNLLCLKLAEELGVVISSPWISWFKAASLPAFVCLLVTPLVLYKLYPPETKDTPEAPALAAKKLENMGPVTKNEWVMVGTMILAVSLWVFGDALGIPSVVTAMVGLSILLLLGVLDWDDCLSEKSAWDTLAWFAVLVGMAGQLTNLGIVTWMSSCVAKSLQSLSLSWPAAFGVLQVSYFLIHYLFASQTGHVGALYSAFLAMHLAAGVPGVLAALALAYNTNLFGAITHYSSGQAAVYYGAGYIDLPDVFKMGFIMALINVSIWGVVGTFWWKFLGLY, encoded by the exons ATGGAGAGCTTAGCACTTCACTCAATCTCCACTACTACAACGACGTCGTTTTCAATCTCCAACGCCCGTACTTCATTGTTCCACCACCCATCATTTTTATCAGCAAAACCCATCTCAAAGATCCAATCTTTCAACTCAAACTCATTGAATTCCCCAAAAAAACCGCTGATTTTCACTCCAATTTACAAACCCACCAAAACCCAGTTCCCAATTTGTCTATCTTCCCCACAAAATGATCAAAAAATCACCACTAAATCACCTCAAAAAGGAGCAAAGATAGCACCTTTAATAATCTCTATAGCCATTGGTGTAATCCTCAGGTTTTTTATTCCCAAACCTGTGGAAGTAACACCACAAGCTTGGCAATTACTGGCCATTTTTATGTCAACAATTGCTGGTCTTGTGTTGAATCCATTGCCTGTTGGTGCATGGGCTTTTCTTGGTTTAACCACCTCTGTAGTGACTAGGACATTGAGTTTTTCAACTGCTTTTAGTGCCTTTACTAGTGAGGTTATTTGGTTGATTgtgatttctttcttttttgctAGAGGGTTTGTTAAGACTGGTTTGGGGGATAGAGTTGCCACTTATTTTGTTAAGTGGTTGGGGAAgagtactttgggattgtctTATGGGTTGACTATTAGTGAGGCCATTATTGCTCCTGCTATGCCTAGTACTACTGCTAGAGCTGGTGGGGTTTTCTTGCCGATTATTAAGTCGTTGGCGTTGTCCGCGGGGAGTAAGCCGGGGGATGGTTCTTCGCGGAAGCTTGGGTCTTATCTCATTCTGTCACAGTTTCAG TCTGCTGGAAATTCTAGTGCATTGTTTCTCACTGCTGCAGCTCAAAACTTGCTGTGTCTCAAATTAGCTGAGGAGCTTGGGGTGGTGATTTCAAGTCCTTGGATTTCTTGGTTCAAGGCCGCCAGTTTGCCAGCATTTGTCTGTCTTCTAGTTACACCGCTTGTATTATACAAACTTTATCCTCCTGAAACTAAGGATACTCCAGAAGCCCCTGCACTGGCTGCGAAGAAACTGGAAAATATGGGTCCTGTCACGAAAAATGAATGGGTCATGGTCGGTACGATGATTCTTGCAGTATCTTTGTGGGTGTTTGG GGATGCTCTTGGCATACCCAGTGTTGTCACTGCAATGGTTGGCTTATCAATACTACTTTTATTGGGAGTTCTCGATTGGGATGACTGCTTAAGCGAAAAATCAGCTTGGGATACATTGGCCTGGTTTGCTGTTCTAGTAGGCATGGCAGGTCAGCTGACAAATCTTGGTATCGTAACCTGGATGTCTAGTTGTGTGGCCAAGTCCCTTCAATCTCTCTCATTAAGTTGGCCAGCTGCCTTCGGTGTTCTTCAAGTGTCATACTTCCTTATTCACTACCTATTCGCCAGTCAAACCGGTCATGTGGGAGCACTATACTCCGCATTTTTAGCCATGCACTTGGCGGCTGGGGTACCAGGTGTGCTGGCAGCTTTGGCTCTAGCTTACAATACAAATCTTTTCGGTGCTATTACACATTATAGCAGTGGACAGGCTGCTGTGTACTATGGAG CTGGATACATAGACCTTCCTGATGTGTTCAAGATGGGATTCATAATGGCACTAATTAACGTTTCAATCTGGGGAGTAGTTGGAACTTTCTGGTGGAAATTTTTGGGGCTCTACTAG
- the LOC126662222 gene encoding probable DNA helicase MCM9 isoform X2, giving the protein MDADCDSEVQLKLFAEFLIRHYSDKLRSIVLSADPKLHYPLYIDFAELLNDDPQLAHLVFSQPAGYLRHFDKAALWAHKIVLKNLKCGEKGSEKKFIHVRIDVSGSPLECTETFPSIGRVRVKHRGILLTLKGTVIRSGAIKMYEGERIYRCRKCKNEFPVFPELETRNSIILPSFCPSLRSKPCEGTRFDCVDETIIRHDYQEIKIQESTQVLGVGVIPRSIHVILTDDLVDIVKAGDDVIITGMLTAKWSPDVKDVRCNLDPVLVANHVRRTNELKSDINIPNDVIMKFKQFWLDFKDTPLKGRNTILRGICPQIFGLFTVKLAVALTLIGGVQHVDGSGTKIRGESHLLLVGDPGTGKSQFLKFSAKLSNRSVITTGLGSTSAGLTVTAVKDGGEWMLEAGALVLADGGLCCIDEFDRYIQFVKGRFRPVLTAEAEKVISSYYQLQRRSATDNAARTTVRMLESLIRLAQAHARLMFRNEVTRLDAIMAILCIESSMTTSAIVDSIGNALHSNFSENPDEEYTKQERLILEKLRSIDECSDINTAGRTFD; this is encoded by the exons ATGGACGCCGATTGTGATTCCGAAGTACAACTAAAACTCTTCGCAGAATTTCTAATACGTCACTACTCCGATAAGCTCCGTTCTATTGTTCTCTCCGCTGACCCTAAGCTTCACTACCCTCTCTATATCGA TTTTGCAGAGCTGCTGAACGATGATCCCCAGCTTGCGCATCTCGTGTTCTCTCAACCAGCTGGGTATTTGAGGCATTTTGATAAAGCTGCTCTATGGGCTCAT AAAATTGTGCTGAAGAATTTGAAGTGCGGGGAGAAAGGGAGTGAGAAGAAGTTCATTCATGTTCGTATTGATGTTAGTGGATCTCCACTTGAATGCACTG AGACATTTCCAAGCATTGGACGTGTGAGGGTGAAGCATCGTGGAATTCTTCTGACTCTGAAAGGAACTGTAATCAGGTCTGGAGCAATAAAGATGTATGAAGGGGAGAGGATATATCGGTGTAGGAAATGCAAGAACGA GTTCCCAGTGTTTCCTGAGCTCGAGACTAGAAACTCCATAATCCTTCCATCATTTTGTCCCTCTTTG AGGTCTAAACCTTGTGAAGGTACAAGATTTGATTGTGTAGATGAAACTATAATTCGTCACGACTATCAGGAAATCAAAATACAAGAGAGCACACAGGTGTTGGGTGTTGGGGTTATTCCTCGTTCAATTCATGTCATCCTAACAGATGATCTTGTCGACATTGTTAAAGCTGGAG ATGATGTCATCATTACGGGAATGTTGACTGCAAAATGGTCTCCTGATGTAAAAGATGTACGATGCAATCTTGATCCTGTTTTAGTTGCTAACCATGTGAG GAGAACGAATGAACTCAAATCAGATATTAACATCCCAAATGATGTAATCATGAAATTCAAGCAATTTTGGTTAGACTTCAAAGATACTCCCTTGAAAG GGAGAAACACTATTCTACGAGGTATTTGCCCTCAGATTTTTGGACTTTTCACCGTGAAACTAGCTG TTGCATTAACTCTCATTGGAGGTGTGCAACATGTAGATGGTTCTGGTACAAAGATTCGAGGAGAGTCTCACTTGCTTCTGGTTGGTGATCCAG GTACTGGCAAATCTCAGTTCTTAAAATTTTCTGCAAAATTGAGCAACCGATCTGTCATCACTACTGGATTGGGGAGCACTAGTGCAGGATTAACTGTCACTGCTGTCAAAGATGGAG GGGAATGGATGTTAGAAGCAGGCGCCCTTGTTCTTGCAGATGGAGGCCTTTGTTGCATTGATGAATTTGATAG GTATATTCAGTTTGTTAAAGGACGCTTCAGGCCAGTACTCACTGCAGAAGCTGAAAAGGTCATCTCAAGTTATTATCAACTTCAAAGAAGATCTGCAACTGATAATGCAG CAAGGACAACTGTGCGGATGTTGGAAAGTCTGATACGCTTGGCACAAG CACATGCAAGACTTATGTTCAGAAATGAGGTTACTAGACTAGATGCCATTATGGCGATTCTATGCATCGAGTCATCCATGACTACTTCAGCCATCGTTGACAGCATTGGAAATGCTCTGCATTCAAATTTCAGTGAAAACCCAGATGAGGAAT ATACCAAGCAAGAGAGACTCATCCTAGAAAAGTTGAGATCAATTGATGAGTGTTCCGACATAAACACTGCAGGAAGAACTTTTGATTGA
- the LOC126662222 gene encoding probable DNA helicase MCM9 isoform X1: MDADCDSEVQLKLFAEFLIRHYSDKLRSIVLSADPKLHYPLYIDFAELLNDDPQLAHLVFSQPAGYLRHFDKAALWAHKIVLKNLKCGEKGSEKKFIHVRIDVSGSPLECTETFPSIGRVRVKHRGILLTLKGTVIRSGAIKMYEGERIYRCRKCKNEFPVFPELETRNSIILPSFCPSLRSKPCEGTRFDCVDETIIRHDYQEIKIQESTQVLGVGVIPRSIHVILTDDLVDIVKAGDDVIITGMLTAKWSPDVKDVRCNLDPVLVANHVRRTNELKSDINIPNDVIMKFKQFWLDFKDTPLKGRNTILRGICPQIFGLFTVKLAVALTLIGGVQHVDGSGTKIRGESHLLLVGDPGTGKSQFLKFSAKLSNRSVITTGLGSTSAGLTVTAVKDGGEWMLEAGALVLADGGLCCIDEFDSMREHDRATIHEAMEQQTISIAKAGLVTTLSTRTTVFGATNPKGQYDPDQTLSVNTALSGPLLSRFDIVLVLLDTKNPEWDVVVSSHILAEEESGKGKDDDLANIWTLATLRRYIQFVKGRFRPVLTAEAEKVISSYYQLQRRSATDNAARTTVRMLESLIRLAQAHARLMFRNEVTRLDAIMAILCIESSMTTSAIVDSIGNALHSNFSENPDEEYTKQERLILEKLRSIDECSDINTAGRTFD; the protein is encoded by the exons ATGGACGCCGATTGTGATTCCGAAGTACAACTAAAACTCTTCGCAGAATTTCTAATACGTCACTACTCCGATAAGCTCCGTTCTATTGTTCTCTCCGCTGACCCTAAGCTTCACTACCCTCTCTATATCGA TTTTGCAGAGCTGCTGAACGATGATCCCCAGCTTGCGCATCTCGTGTTCTCTCAACCAGCTGGGTATTTGAGGCATTTTGATAAAGCTGCTCTATGGGCTCAT AAAATTGTGCTGAAGAATTTGAAGTGCGGGGAGAAAGGGAGTGAGAAGAAGTTCATTCATGTTCGTATTGATGTTAGTGGATCTCCACTTGAATGCACTG AGACATTTCCAAGCATTGGACGTGTGAGGGTGAAGCATCGTGGAATTCTTCTGACTCTGAAAGGAACTGTAATCAGGTCTGGAGCAATAAAGATGTATGAAGGGGAGAGGATATATCGGTGTAGGAAATGCAAGAACGA GTTCCCAGTGTTTCCTGAGCTCGAGACTAGAAACTCCATAATCCTTCCATCATTTTGTCCCTCTTTG AGGTCTAAACCTTGTGAAGGTACAAGATTTGATTGTGTAGATGAAACTATAATTCGTCACGACTATCAGGAAATCAAAATACAAGAGAGCACACAGGTGTTGGGTGTTGGGGTTATTCCTCGTTCAATTCATGTCATCCTAACAGATGATCTTGTCGACATTGTTAAAGCTGGAG ATGATGTCATCATTACGGGAATGTTGACTGCAAAATGGTCTCCTGATGTAAAAGATGTACGATGCAATCTTGATCCTGTTTTAGTTGCTAACCATGTGAG GAGAACGAATGAACTCAAATCAGATATTAACATCCCAAATGATGTAATCATGAAATTCAAGCAATTTTGGTTAGACTTCAAAGATACTCCCTTGAAAG GGAGAAACACTATTCTACGAGGTATTTGCCCTCAGATTTTTGGACTTTTCACCGTGAAACTAGCTG TTGCATTAACTCTCATTGGAGGTGTGCAACATGTAGATGGTTCTGGTACAAAGATTCGAGGAGAGTCTCACTTGCTTCTGGTTGGTGATCCAG GTACTGGCAAATCTCAGTTCTTAAAATTTTCTGCAAAATTGAGCAACCGATCTGTCATCACTACTGGATTGGGGAGCACTAGTGCAGGATTAACTGTCACTGCTGTCAAAGATGGAG GGGAATGGATGTTAGAAGCAGGCGCCCTTGTTCTTGCAGATGGAGGCCTTTGTTGCATTGATGAATTTGATAG TATGAGAGAACATGACAGGGCGACAATACATGAGGCAATGGAGCAGCAGACCATTAGTATAGCCAAG GCTGGTCTTGTAACAACACTTAGTACTAGGACAACTGTCTTTGGTGCGACAAATCCGAAAGGACAATATGATCCTGATCAAA CTCTCTCTGTCAATACGGCTCTCTCGGGTCCCTTACTAAGTAGATTCGACATAGTTCTTGTTCTCTTAGATACAAAGAACCCTGAATGGGATGTGGTTGTATCTTCTCACATTCTTGCAGAG GAAGAATCGGGGAAGGGCAAAGACGATGATTTAGCTAACATTTGGACATTGGCCACGCTTCGCAG GTATATTCAGTTTGTTAAAGGACGCTTCAGGCCAGTACTCACTGCAGAAGCTGAAAAGGTCATCTCAAGTTATTATCAACTTCAAAGAAGATCTGCAACTGATAATGCAG CAAGGACAACTGTGCGGATGTTGGAAAGTCTGATACGCTTGGCACAAG CACATGCAAGACTTATGTTCAGAAATGAGGTTACTAGACTAGATGCCATTATGGCGATTCTATGCATCGAGTCATCCATGACTACTTCAGCCATCGTTGACAGCATTGGAAATGCTCTGCATTCAAATTTCAGTGAAAACCCAGATGAGGAAT ATACCAAGCAAGAGAGACTCATCCTAGAAAAGTTGAGATCAATTGATGAGTGTTCCGACATAAACACTGCAGGAAGAACTTTTGATTGA